A genome region from Nitrospira sp. includes the following:
- a CDS encoding alpha/beta hydrolase: protein MQDLSLILLLVLTIALAMTILVYRHDLSIAKSRVATGSELLRGPDSTIEFADRGEGDVVMVAHGSGGGFDQGIAMTQRLPALGFRVVAPSRAGYLRSSMPKHFSVAMQADGYAALMAHLKIERVVMLGVSAGTWSSIEFARRHPDKCRALILIVPADYLPEGQKMRGGLIFEAVFRSDFAAWIAARSTSLMPSLFSRAMLATDPDVIGRADLKERQRIADLLQGLLPVSARRQGMVFDIETANANPHRETVRLACPILLISARDDGFETARRAREWAKQNPMSELVIFPTGGHALVARQGEVATVIKAFLDRVK from the coding sequence TTGCAAGACCTGTCCCTTATATTGCTACTTGTTCTCACCATAGCGTTGGCGATGACCATCTTGGTCTATCGGCATGATCTGTCGATCGCGAAATCTCGTGTTGCGACAGGAAGTGAACTGTTGAGAGGACCAGATAGCACCATCGAATTTGCCGACAGGGGCGAAGGCGATGTCGTCATGGTGGCTCATGGGTCAGGTGGTGGCTTTGACCAAGGCATAGCAATGACACAGCGTTTGCCTGCGTTGGGGTTCAGGGTGGTTGCTCCATCTCGCGCGGGCTATCTTCGTTCTTCAATGCCGAAGCATTTTTCTGTGGCTATGCAGGCCGATGGATATGCGGCACTGATGGCGCACCTCAAGATTGAGCGCGTGGTGATGCTCGGCGTCTCTGCAGGAACGTGGTCATCCATTGAATTCGCCCGGCGTCACCCCGACAAGTGCCGGGCACTAATATTGATAGTCCCCGCAGACTATCTGCCTGAAGGACAGAAGATGCGAGGCGGCTTGATTTTTGAGGCAGTTTTCCGGTCCGATTTTGCGGCGTGGATCGCCGCTCGTTCCACGTCGCTGATGCCGAGCCTCTTCTCGCGAGCGATGCTCGCCACCGATCCTGACGTGATAGGCAGGGCAGACTTGAAAGAACGCCAGCGAATTGCCGACCTTCTACAGGGGCTCTTACCTGTTTCTGCGCGACGACAGGGGATGGTGTTTGACATTGAAACAGCCAACGCAAATCCACATCGCGAAACGGTTCGCCTTGCATGCCCCATACTCCTTATCAGCGCGCGTGACGACGGGTTCGAGACTGCCCGTCGCGCTAGAGAATGGGCTAAGCAAAACCCGATGTCTGAACTCGTAATTTTCCCAACCGGAGGCCATGCACTGGTTGCACGCCAAGGCGAAGTGGCCACTGTCATCAAAGCGTTCCTGGACAGAGTCAAATGA